From the Paracholeplasma morum genome, one window contains:
- a CDS encoding GNAT family N-acetyltransferase gives MDKIATKRLLLRPLKNDDALDVFEYAKLENVGPDAGWTPHKSLEESKRVLEWMIGTNEVYAIYHQEDEKVIGTIGLHKKDYPMHQAEIGYVLHPLYWNRGYMTEAVTALITYVFEETDITLLHCAHFNDNERSQRVINKSGFNKVKEELKTITLHGFSITKQSVKYELPKSNYERKMLPWQQH, from the coding sequence ATGGACAAAATAGCAACTAAAAGACTTTTACTCAGGCCATTAAAGAATGATGATGCATTAGATGTTTTTGAATATGCAAAACTTGAAAACGTCGGACCTGATGCAGGGTGGACGCCCCACAAATCACTCGAGGAATCCAAACGAGTCCTTGAATGGATGATAGGCACAAATGAAGTCTATGCGATTTATCATCAAGAGGATGAAAAAGTCATTGGAACCATAGGACTCCATAAAAAAGACTATCCTATGCATCAAGCAGAAATAGGTTATGTGTTACATCCTCTATATTGGAATAGAGGGTATATGACAGAAGCCGTGACAGCATTAATTACATATGTGTTTGAAGAAACTGATATCACATTACTACATTGTGCTCATTTCAATGATAATGAACGCAGTCAAAGAGTTATTAATAAATCCGGGTTTAATAAAGTTAAAGAAGAACTGAAAACAATCACTTTACACGGGTTTTCAATTACCAAACAAAGTGTCAAATATGAATTACCAAAATCGAATTATGAAAGGAAGATGCTACCATGGCAACAACATTAG
- the yihA gene encoding ribosome biogenesis GTP-binding protein YihA/YsxC: MLTIKSAEFIKSGTDETHYPDPLKTEYLLLGRSNVGKSSLINALLNRKNLARTSREPGKTVTLNFFLVNEAFYIVDAPGYGYARRSRTIIESFQKMITRYIQKRSSLKRIFLLVDMKVGATVDDVEMFKYLQRFGFEVVVILTKIDKCNQSEKAKNLLKIKQDLENAEILMIQTSSETKRGIDKILELFEEDLNE, from the coding sequence ATGTTAACGATTAAATCAGCTGAATTCATTAAAAGTGGCACAGATGAGACACATTACCCTGACCCATTAAAGACAGAATACTTATTATTGGGGCGTAGTAATGTGGGGAAAAGTTCCCTTATCAACGCACTTTTAAACAGAAAAAACTTAGCTAGAACATCCAGAGAACCTGGTAAAACAGTAACGCTTAATTTCTTCTTAGTTAACGAAGCGTTTTATATTGTGGACGCCCCTGGTTATGGTTATGCGCGTAGAAGTCGCACCATAATCGAGTCATTTCAAAAAATGATTACAAGGTATATTCAAAAGCGTAGTTCATTGAAACGAATCTTTCTTTTGGTCGACATGAAGGTCGGTGCAACTGTAGATGATGTTGAAATGTTTAAATACTTGCAAAGATTTGGATTTGAAGTGGTTGTTATCCTTACAAAAATCGATAAGTGTAACCAATCAGAAAAAGCAAAGAACCTTTTAAAAATTAAACAAGATTTAGAAAATGCAGAAATACTGATGATTCAAACATCAAGTGAGACAAAACGAGGTATTGACAAAATACTTGAACTATTCGAGGAGGATTTAAATGAATAA
- a CDS encoding valine--tRNA ligase, which translates to MATTLETKYNHLEVEKDLYKFWVEKGYFKATGQKQNPFTIVIPPPNVTGKLHLGHAWDGTLQDIIIRRKRMQGYDALFLPGMDHAGIATQAKVDERLKKSGISRYDLGREKFLEQAWAWKDEYANHIKNQWGVLGLSLDYSRERFTLDDKLSEAVGHVFVSLYNKGLIYRGNRIINWDVEAKTALSNIEVEFVETKSKLYYFRYTFTDQSGYLVIATTRPETMFADQALMVHPDDPRYQAFIGKKVFIPNTNVEIPVIADDYVDMTFGTGVVKVTPAHDPNDFEVGKRHHLAMPLCMNEDGTMNEMALQYKGLERFNCRKQLVQDLEAAHLVEKIEDYENSVGHSERTGVVVEPRLSLQWFVSMKPLVEQALELSTTEFVPKRFDKVYKNWLANIEDWCISRQLWWGHRIPVWYKGDEVVVSVTKPGDDYIQDEDVLDTWFSSALWPFSTLGWPEETEDYKKYYPTQVLVTGYDIIFFWVARMLFQGIEFTKQSPFKEVLIHGLVRDETGKKMSKSLGNGVDPMDVSNTYGTDALRYFLSTNAAPGQDLRYETEKVESSWNFINKLWNIARFIDMNLDDVSDMYDEASLTIFDRWILTRLNSVIEESDLNYEKYEFGEVSRTLYNFIWDEFASWYVEIAKLSLRDHRKENTQKVLIYVLKQILKLLHPFMPFVTERLYQSILKEETIVTAPWPVVKPIETKNSMSLMQTITEMITKVRQLRQEMSITPSKPLKVEIVSNINELNDVTDMLSAFLKTSELSISSKLTIKEETILITGSGYELYILKSDIISVEEEQKKLQKELEFLEKELTRVKNMLSNANFLERAKPEKVLEEKNKLENYQTQYDSIKKRLG; encoded by the coding sequence ATGGCAACAACATTAGAAACAAAATACAATCACTTAGAAGTAGAAAAAGACCTTTATAAATTTTGGGTTGAAAAAGGCTATTTTAAGGCAACTGGTCAGAAACAAAACCCATTTACAATTGTGATTCCGCCACCAAACGTTACAGGAAAACTCCATTTAGGACATGCTTGGGATGGTACTTTACAAGACATAATTATCCGTAGGAAACGTATGCAAGGCTATGACGCTTTATTCTTGCCAGGTATGGATCATGCAGGGATTGCTACACAAGCTAAAGTCGATGAACGATTGAAAAAGTCTGGGATTTCACGTTATGATTTGGGTAGAGAAAAATTCTTGGAACAAGCTTGGGCTTGGAAAGATGAATATGCCAACCACATCAAGAATCAATGGGGTGTTTTAGGATTGTCCTTAGATTATTCAAGAGAACGTTTTACCTTAGATGATAAGTTATCAGAAGCGGTTGGACACGTGTTCGTTTCGCTTTATAACAAGGGGTTAATCTATCGCGGCAACCGCATCATAAACTGGGATGTTGAGGCCAAAACTGCGCTATCAAACATTGAAGTAGAATTTGTTGAAACTAAGAGCAAACTATATTATTTTAGATACACATTTACCGATCAAAGTGGTTACTTAGTAATTGCGACCACACGACCTGAAACCATGTTTGCTGACCAAGCATTAATGGTTCATCCAGACGATCCAAGATACCAAGCTTTTATAGGTAAAAAAGTATTCATTCCTAATACAAACGTGGAAATTCCTGTTATTGCAGATGACTATGTAGATATGACATTTGGTACTGGGGTTGTTAAAGTTACACCTGCCCATGATCCTAATGACTTTGAAGTTGGAAAAAGACATCATTTAGCGATGCCTCTTTGTATGAACGAAGATGGTACAATGAACGAAATGGCTTTACAATACAAAGGACTAGAACGTTTTAATTGTCGTAAACAATTGGTTCAAGATTTAGAGGCGGCTCATCTTGTAGAAAAAATTGAAGACTATGAAAACAGCGTTGGTCACTCTGAACGTACTGGAGTTGTAGTTGAACCTAGACTTTCTCTACAATGGTTCGTTTCGATGAAACCACTAGTAGAACAAGCCTTAGAATTATCAACAACTGAGTTTGTCCCAAAACGTTTTGACAAAGTCTATAAGAACTGGTTAGCAAACATCGAAGACTGGTGCATTAGCCGTCAATTATGGTGGGGACACCGTATACCTGTTTGGTATAAAGGAGATGAAGTAGTCGTATCAGTCACTAAACCAGGTGATGACTACATTCAAGATGAAGATGTTCTTGATACATGGTTCTCAAGTGCATTATGGCCATTTTCAACATTAGGTTGGCCAGAAGAAACAGAAGACTATAAGAAGTATTACCCAACACAAGTTTTAGTTACTGGGTATGATATTATCTTCTTCTGGGTAGCAAGAATGCTATTCCAAGGCATTGAGTTCACTAAACAATCACCATTCAAAGAAGTTCTAATCCACGGGTTGGTTCGCGATGAAACTGGTAAAAAGATGAGTAAGTCATTAGGTAATGGTGTGGATCCAATGGATGTTTCTAATACCTATGGAACAGATGCTTTAAGATATTTCTTATCCACTAACGCTGCCCCAGGACAAGACTTAAGATATGAAACTGAAAAAGTAGAATCGAGTTGGAACTTCATTAATAAACTGTGGAACATTGCCCGTTTCATCGATATGAATCTTGATGATGTTTCAGATATGTATGATGAAGCCTCATTAACTATATTTGATAGATGGATTTTAACTCGTCTAAACAGTGTAATTGAAGAATCTGATTTAAACTATGAAAAGTATGAGTTTGGTGAAGTTTCACGCACACTTTACAATTTCATTTGGGATGAATTTGCAAGCTGGTATGTTGAGATTGCAAAACTTTCTTTAAGAGATCATCGTAAAGAAAATACTCAAAAAGTTCTTATATATGTTTTAAAACAAATCTTAAAACTCTTACACCCATTTATGCCGTTTGTAACAGAAAGACTATATCAAAGCATCTTGAAAGAAGAGACGATTGTCACTGCTCCATGGCCAGTAGTTAAACCGATTGAAACCAAGAATTCAATGTCCTTAATGCAAACCATCACGGAAATGATTACGAAAGTAAGACAATTAAGACAAGAGATGTCGATTACACCTTCTAAACCATTGAAAGTGGAGATTGTTTCAAACATCAATGAGCTCAATGACGTAACTGACATGTTAAGTGCGTTCTTAAAAACAAGTGAACTAAGTATATCCTCTAAGTTAACCATCAAAGAAGAAACCATCTTAATCACTGGTAGTGGGTATGAACTATATATTTTAAAGAGCGACATTATCTCTGTTGAAGAAGAACAAAAGAAACTTCAAAAAGAGCTAGAGTTCCTTGAAAAAGAGCTTACTCGTGTTAAAAATATGTTAAGTAATGCTAACTTCTTAGAACGTGCTAAGCCTGAAAAGGTTTTAGAAGAAAAGAATAAACTTGAAAACTATCAAACACAGTATGATAGCATCAAGAAAAGATTGGGTTAA
- the radC gene encoding RadC family protein, whose product MFFIKEMPENERPRERLAREGVEKLSNVELLAILLQTGTKKYSVIELSKQIIFSMESIGDFNRLDYQELIKKEGIGVAKATTILASLEFSRRVFDQLNSKKIQIASSSDVYHYFKHKISQLEQEHFYTLYLDSKNQVLSEKLIFIGTLNQSVIHPREIFKQAVKVSANSVIFIHNHPSGDSTPSNADIKTTNQLEYSADLMGIALIDHIIVGKNQFFSIKENRKYQF is encoded by the coding sequence ATGTTTTTTATAAAAGAAATGCCGGAAAATGAAAGGCCAAGAGAGAGATTGGCCAGAGAAGGTGTAGAAAAGCTTTCAAATGTAGAGTTGCTTGCGATTTTATTACAGACAGGTACAAAGAAGTATTCAGTCATTGAACTATCAAAGCAAATCATTTTTTCCATGGAATCCATTGGAGATTTTAACCGACTAGATTATCAAGAATTGATTAAAAAAGAAGGAATAGGAGTGGCAAAAGCAACCACGATTCTAGCTTCACTTGAATTCTCGAGACGAGTATTCGATCAATTGAACTCGAAAAAGATTCAAATAGCCTCATCAAGCGATGTATATCATTATTTTAAACATAAGATATCACAACTAGAACAAGAACATTTTTACACGCTTTATTTAGACTCTAAAAATCAGGTGTTGTCTGAAAAACTTATTTTTATTGGAACATTGAATCAATCAGTCATTCATCCAAGAGAAATCTTTAAACAGGCAGTTAAAGTCAGTGCTAATTCAGTGATTTTTATCCATAACCATCCAAGTGGCGATTCTACACCCTCAAATGCGGATATCAAAACAACCAATCAGTTGGAATACAGTGCTGATTTGATGGGAATCGCCTTAATTGACCACATTATTGTCGGGAAAAATCAGTTTTTTTCAATAAAAGAAAACCGTAAATATCAATTTTAA
- the lon gene encoding endopeptidase La, whose amino-acid sequence MENKNLPAIVVRGIVPIPNNDFRTEIGRSISFKALDESENSFGNYILILIQKNPLIENPTPADIEEYGVLAKTTMKLKLPNGNLKAKFNIVSRIKVKDYFLTSPFFVAEYEEAETISGDVDEEMTLVRMVMNDVITNQNLVLNNAQEIVRTVQSGLTTEKLVDTVVFGLKGNEQDKYKYIKELKLNQRLKLVLEDIAKQKMVSELEQHINEEVKRSIDESQKEYYLREKMRAIQNELGDKARKEDEVDELRDKILKAKMPKEIEEKALQELARYSSTPPAMAESGIIKTYLDFLVALPWKKSSKDSNDLNKVQEKLDKNHYGLSTVKDRIIEYLAVKIKTRRNPQTILCLVGPPGVGKTSLAISIADALGRKFVKQSLGGVRDESEIRGHRRTYIGALPGRILNGMKAAGTVNPVFLLDEIDKMSSDYKGDPASAMLEVLDPEQNAKFSDHYLEENYDLSQVLFITTANYLENIPAPLRDRMEIVELSSYTEYEKFNIGINHLIPKQLKAHGITDKEFSITNDTLYYIIRHYTREAGVRELNRFIGTLIRKGIKEILMDKKTTIDVNMENVEHYIGKPRFSHNLADVTDQIGVATGLAYTQFGGDTLSIEVTFFKGKGALSLTGKLGDVMKESAITALSYVKSNAEKFGVDPQFFDTHDIHVHVPEGATPKDGPSAGITITTAILSAVSNKKIRKDVGMTGEMTLRGYVLPIGGLREKSIAAHRSGLKTIIIPKENEKDIEDIPVEVKDAIKIIPVSNISEVFEIAFL is encoded by the coding sequence ATGGAAAACAAAAACTTACCCGCTATTGTTGTACGGGGCATCGTTCCGATTCCTAACAATGATTTTAGAACTGAAATTGGTCGTTCAATCTCATTTAAGGCTTTGGATGAATCAGAAAATTCTTTTGGCAACTATATATTAATACTAATTCAAAAGAATCCACTCATTGAAAATCCAACTCCTGCTGATATTGAAGAATATGGCGTGTTGGCCAAAACCACGATGAAATTAAAATTACCAAATGGCAATTTAAAAGCGAAGTTTAATATTGTTTCAAGAATTAAAGTTAAAGACTACTTTTTAACTTCTCCATTCTTTGTAGCCGAATACGAAGAAGCAGAAACAATCAGTGGTGATGTTGATGAAGAAATGACACTCGTTCGTATGGTTATGAACGATGTAATTACAAATCAAAATCTAGTTTTAAACAACGCACAAGAAATTGTTAGAACCGTTCAATCTGGACTAACAACTGAAAAACTAGTAGATACAGTTGTTTTTGGTCTCAAAGGTAACGAACAAGACAAATACAAATACATCAAAGAATTAAAACTAAATCAAAGATTAAAACTCGTATTAGAAGATATTGCGAAACAAAAAATGGTCTCTGAACTTGAACAACACATCAATGAAGAAGTTAAACGCTCAATTGATGAATCTCAAAAAGAGTACTATTTAAGAGAAAAAATGCGCGCTATCCAAAATGAACTTGGCGATAAAGCACGTAAAGAAGACGAAGTAGATGAATTAAGAGATAAAATTCTTAAAGCAAAAATGCCGAAAGAAATTGAAGAGAAAGCACTTCAAGAATTGGCAAGATATTCATCCACGCCACCAGCTATGGCAGAATCTGGGATTATCAAAACATATCTAGATTTCTTAGTAGCGCTTCCGTGGAAGAAATCTTCTAAAGACTCTAATGATCTTAACAAGGTTCAAGAAAAACTGGACAAGAACCACTACGGATTATCAACGGTTAAAGACCGTATCATCGAATATCTAGCCGTTAAAATAAAGACTAGACGTAATCCACAAACCATTCTTTGCTTAGTGGGTCCTCCAGGGGTTGGTAAAACAAGTTTGGCAATTTCAATTGCAGATGCACTTGGAAGAAAATTTGTTAAACAATCACTAGGTGGTGTCAGAGATGAATCAGAGATTCGTGGGCATAGACGTACTTATATTGGTGCGCTTCCAGGTCGTATTTTAAATGGCATGAAAGCAGCTGGGACTGTAAACCCTGTATTCTTACTCGATGAAATTGATAAAATGAGTTCAGATTATAAAGGTGACCCTGCCTCTGCAATGCTAGAAGTACTTGATCCTGAGCAAAATGCTAAATTCTCAGACCACTATCTAGAAGAAAACTATGACTTATCACAAGTTTTATTCATTACAACAGCGAACTATCTTGAGAATATCCCTGCGCCTCTTAGAGACCGTATGGAAATTGTGGAGCTATCGAGTTACACTGAGTATGAAAAGTTCAATATTGGAATCAACCATTTAATTCCAAAACAATTGAAGGCTCATGGTATTACGGATAAGGAATTCTCTATTACAAATGATACTTTATACTACATCATTAGACACTACACAAGAGAAGCTGGTGTTCGTGAATTAAACCGCTTTATTGGGACATTAATCCGTAAAGGTATCAAGGAAATACTGATGGATAAAAAGACCACTATTGATGTGAACATGGAAAACGTAGAGCACTACATAGGTAAACCTAGATTCTCTCATAATTTAGCGGATGTAACAGACCAAATCGGGGTTGCAACTGGCTTAGCTTACACACAGTTTGGTGGAGATACCCTTTCAATTGAAGTTACATTCTTTAAAGGAAAAGGCGCATTATCATTAACTGGTAAGCTTGGAGATGTTATGAAAGAAAGTGCGATTACAGCTCTATCTTATGTGAAATCTAATGCAGAGAAATTTGGAGTTGATCCACAATTCTTTGACACACATGACATTCACGTTCACGTACCAGAAGGTGCAACACCAAAGGATGGACCGTCTGCTGGTATCACAATCACAACTGCTATTTTATCTGCAGTATCCAATAAAAAGATTAGAAAAGATGTTGGTATGACAGGTGAAATGACCCTTCGTGGCTATGTACTTCCAATCGGTGGATTGCGTGAAAAATCTATTGCGGCTCACCGTAGTGGATTAAAAACAATCATCATTCCTAAAGAGAATGAAAAAGACATTGAAGACATTCCAGTAGAAGTCAAAGATGCCATTAAAATTATTCCGGTATCGAACATTTCAGAAGTGTTTGAAATCGCATTCTTATAA
- the tig gene encoding trigger factor gives MKFEKISTNRAKFTFEVTPHEFEHGLDHSFEKAVQNVEVKGFRKGKVPRTIFEQKFGVESLYEDALNHVIGHLYQHIFDEKSIVVVGEPQIDLDFNSIKRGESFELSIIVPIKPEVVLGDYKGVEVKAKDLVATDKEVDQEIQGLLNQNASLEAKETDILEEGDTAIFDFEGSVDGVPFDGGKADNYELVIGSNQFIPGFETGMLGMKIGETRDVNVKFPDQYQAENLAGKDAVFKVVLHEIKIAKGETLNDEFVANLKRDGINTVEELKADVKKSIEARKETQENDRIVGSAVKFACDNATVDIPEEMIEQEIKQLRSNVENQAKQYKIDFEMFVQLNGLTMEQFNTEMAKQAKDRVLTSLVIEAVAQKENLTASEEEINAKYQEIADMYKLTVEQVKAQLDVTAIVNEVSFNKAIDLLAASVKEV, from the coding sequence ATGAAATTTGAAAAAATATCAACCAATCGTGCAAAATTTACATTTGAAGTAACCCCTCACGAATTCGAACATGGATTAGACCATTCATTTGAAAAGGCAGTTCAAAATGTTGAAGTTAAAGGGTTTAGAAAAGGCAAAGTTCCAAGAACTATATTCGAACAAAAATTTGGTGTAGAATCATTATATGAAGATGCATTAAACCATGTTATTGGTCACTTATATCAACACATTTTCGATGAAAAATCAATCGTTGTTGTTGGTGAACCACAAATAGATTTAGACTTTAATTCAATCAAAAGAGGCGAATCTTTTGAATTATCAATTATTGTCCCAATCAAACCAGAAGTTGTTTTAGGCGACTATAAAGGCGTAGAAGTTAAAGCTAAAGATTTAGTTGCCACTGACAAAGAAGTAGACCAAGAAATCCAAGGTTTATTAAACCAAAATGCTTCATTAGAAGCCAAAGAAACTGACATTCTTGAAGAAGGCGACACTGCAATCTTTGATTTTGAAGGTTCAGTAGACGGCGTTCCATTTGATGGTGGTAAAGCTGATAACTACGAACTAGTAATCGGTTCAAACCAATTCATTCCTGGTTTTGAAACAGGTATGTTAGGTATGAAGATTGGTGAAACAAGAGACGTTAACGTTAAATTCCCTGATCAATACCAAGCAGAAAACTTAGCTGGCAAAGATGCTGTATTTAAGGTAGTATTACATGAAATCAAGATCGCTAAAGGTGAAACCCTAAACGATGAATTCGTAGCTAACTTAAAACGTGATGGTATCAATACAGTTGAAGAACTAAAAGCTGATGTGAAAAAATCCATTGAAGCTAGAAAAGAAACTCAAGAAAATGACCGCATTGTTGGATCAGCAGTTAAGTTTGCTTGCGATAATGCAACAGTAGACATTCCTGAAGAAATGATCGAACAAGAAATCAAACAACTTAGATCAAACGTAGAAAACCAAGCTAAACAATACAAGATTGATTTTGAAATGTTTGTCCAATTAAACGGATTAACTATGGAACAATTCAATACTGAAATGGCTAAACAAGCTAAAGACAGAGTATTGACAAGCTTAGTAATCGAAGCAGTAGCTCAAAAAGAAAACTTAACGGCATCTGAAGAAGAAATCAATGCTAAGTATCAAGAAATTGCAGATATGTATAAATTAACCGTTGAACAAGTTAAAGCTCAACTAGATGTTACAGCAATCGTGAATGAAGTTTCATTCAATAAAGCAATCGATTTATTGGCTGCAAGCGTTAAAGAAGTTTAA
- a CDS encoding bifunctional folylpolyglutamate synthase/dihydrofolate synthase translates to MIASRKDWVNMFNTIKEAVNWIERQVKFKPKTDLTRMHLATKLLGNPEKDYQIIHVGGTNGKGSVCSYLSSVLVKHKKVGTYTSPYIIKFNERIKIDLEMITDEELLTEINEIYEFNERYFELYEERLSFFELVTLIAFKYFSKKKVEVVVLEVGIGGLLDATNVVQADLAIITTIGLDHIEQLGNTLESIAKNKLGIVKDNTPLITSADKSLYPQFKAHCDAVKVPLYMIDSEEIEVVSNNPLRFYHDGTIFETPLLGLHQAINATVAITAIEYLYPEIPQSDIADGIKHTQWPGRFEVMNNDPLIILDGAHNENGITALVDSLRAYYPNRKKHILFCAMADKDTKIMLKLVSSIADSVYVTHFDYKRVLDLDQLLDQTPHTNKKAFVNPIEAIEEMVATFKEDVIVITGSLYFVSFVRPYLLEKK, encoded by the coding sequence ATGATAGCATCAAGAAAAGATTGGGTTAATATGTTTAACACCATCAAAGAGGCAGTAAACTGGATTGAAAGACAAGTGAAGTTTAAGCCGAAAACAGACTTAACAAGAATGCATCTTGCGACAAAACTGCTAGGAAATCCAGAAAAAGATTATCAGATTATTCATGTAGGGGGAACAAACGGCAAAGGGTCTGTTTGTTCTTACCTATCGTCGGTTCTAGTCAAACATAAAAAAGTTGGAACCTATACATCACCCTATATTATCAAGTTTAATGAACGTATTAAAATCGACTTAGAGATGATTACGGATGAAGAACTTTTAACTGAAATTAATGAAATATATGAGTTTAATGAAAGATATTTCGAGCTGTATGAGGAAAGACTCTCTTTCTTTGAGTTAGTTACATTGATTGCATTTAAGTATTTCAGTAAAAAGAAAGTCGAAGTTGTGGTTTTAGAAGTTGGGATTGGCGGTTTATTGGATGCAACCAATGTTGTTCAAGCAGATTTAGCAATCATTACAACGATTGGCTTAGATCACATCGAGCAACTTGGAAATACATTAGAATCTATCGCAAAGAACAAACTTGGTATTGTTAAAGATAATACGCCATTAATTACATCGGCTGATAAATCATTGTATCCGCAATTTAAAGCCCACTGTGATGCGGTTAAAGTTCCACTATATATGATTGATTCTGAAGAGATAGAAGTTGTTTCAAATAACCCATTACGTTTTTACCACGATGGGACCATTTTTGAAACGCCCTTATTAGGATTACATCAAGCCATTAATGCGACAGTTGCGATTACAGCGATTGAGTATTTATATCCTGAAATACCACAAAGCGATATTGCCGATGGCATCAAACACACACAATGGCCAGGTAGATTCGAAGTGATGAATAATGATCCACTCATCATCTTGGATGGTGCCCATAATGAAAATGGCATTACCGCACTGGTTGATAGTTTAAGGGCTTATTATCCAAATCGGAAGAAGCACATATTGTTTTGTGCAATGGCTGATAAAGACACTAAAATCATGTTAAAACTCGTGAGCAGCATTGCCGATTCAGTCTATGTAACGCATTTTGATTACAAAAGAGTCCTAGATCTTGACCAGTTATTAGATCAAACCCCACATACCAACAAAAAAGCTTTTGTCAATCCAATTGAAGCCATTGAAGAAATGGTGGCCACATTCAAAGAGGATGTTATTGTAATTACGGGGTCGTTATATTTTGTTAGCTTTGTAAGACCATATTTATTAGAAAAGAAATGA
- a CDS encoding DegV family protein has protein sequence MNKVIIMADSTCDLTQELLSSRQIELIPLYVNFGEQSYRDGVDIQTEELYQKVEELGYLPKTSAISPGDFIVRFEPYIEQGYDIVMLTIGSKLSGTYQAALVAQSNFDEGRVQIIDTQNLSSGGGLLALKACDFRDKGLSASEIKAEVDKLVPRVRSQFAIQTMEYLYKGGRCSALSMFLGSVLSIKPIIQVNNGKLDVYKKSVGKMTRALDQMLEDYYELFDKVDKDYVMITHSLADKSAAYMKEHIQNHGKLPKALLETTAGCVISTHCGKGTIGILYILTE, from the coding sequence ATGAATAAAGTAATCATTATGGCAGATTCAACCTGTGATTTAACTCAAGAACTTTTATCATCTAGACAAATTGAACTTATCCCGCTTTATGTTAACTTCGGTGAGCAAAGCTATAGAGATGGTGTTGATATTCAAACAGAAGAATTGTATCAAAAAGTTGAAGAACTAGGATACTTACCTAAAACAAGTGCGATTTCGCCTGGGGATTTCATCGTAAGATTTGAACCATACATTGAACAAGGTTATGACATTGTCATGTTAACAATTGGTTCAAAACTATCTGGGACTTATCAAGCAGCTTTAGTCGCTCAATCTAATTTTGATGAAGGCAGAGTTCAAATCATCGATACTCAAAACTTGTCATCTGGTGGCGGTTTATTAGCTCTTAAAGCCTGTGATTTTAGAGATAAAGGATTGTCAGCTTCAGAAATAAAAGCCGAAGTAGACAAATTAGTTCCACGTGTAAGAAGTCAGTTTGCTATCCAAACCATGGAGTACTTGTACAAAGGTGGTAGATGTAGCGCACTATCAATGTTCTTAGGCAGTGTATTATCAATCAAACCAATCATTCAAGTGAATAATGGTAAACTGGATGTATATAAAAAGTCAGTTGGTAAAATGACAAGAGCGTTGGATCAAATGCTTGAAGATTATTACGAACTATTTGATAAAGTAGATAAAGATTATGTGATGATTACACATTCGTTGGCGGATAAATCTGCAGCCTATATGAAAGAACATATTCAAAATCATGGCAAACTTCCAAAAGCATTATTGGAGACAACCGCGGGGTGTGTCATTTCAACACACTGCGGAAAAGGGACAATTGGAATTTTATACATTTTAACAGAGTAG